Genomic window (Sediminispirochaeta smaragdinae DSM 11293):
CCGCCCGAGCACGACGGTTCTTGGGGATGCAGTGGAAGAACTGGGGGAGACCCCCTGGAGAGAGGAGCTCATTTTTGTAGGGGGCCCTGTCCAGCAATATTTCGTCTTCGTACTCCACACAGGGCTACCCGGTGGAAAAAAAAGCCCTGCCGCCATCGAGGCAACTCCCGGAGTGATTTTCGAACCGGATTTTTCAGTGGTCAAGCCTGCTCTCAACCGAGAGGGCACAATCAATCTGAAGGCCCGTTTCCTTGTGGGCTATGCGGGTTGGGCGCCGGGACAACTTGAAGTCGAATTGGCACGAAAAGATTGGATTGTTATTCCCGGCTCCCCTGAATTGGTCTTTTCTGATACTCCTTTCTCTGTATGGCGTTCGGCTCTTCGGAAAAAAGGGGGGATTTACTGGATAGCCGCAGAGACTGGCTTTAAACCGTCTATTAATTAAATAGTGTTCTGAATCGTGGTGATACATGAATAAAATCTCCTTTTCTCGTAGTTATTTATTGTAAGAACAGCCAGAAAAGGAGAATACCATGAACCATCCCCCCTTCTGCCCCAATCCCTATTGTCCCAATCATTTCCAAGCTGCAGGACCCTGGTTTATAAAAACAGGGTCATACCACTCAAAAACAGCTCCCCGTATTCAAAAGTTCAAATGCAAAACCTGCGGGCTCTCCTTCTCAACCCGGACCTTTAGCATCGACTACTGGACACATCGCCACATCTGTTACCACACTATCCTCTCCCACCTCATCACCAGCTCGGGCATCAGAGACCTTTCCCGCATCCTCCACGCCTCCTGCTCCACTGTTACGGATCGTATCAGGCGTCTTGCCCACCAATGCCTCGCAGCCTCGGCTTCCCTCACCTGTGACATGGAGATAGCAGAAGACCTTGTTGCAGACGGATTTGAAAGCTTTGTCTGTTCTCAATATCTTCCGAATAACATCCATATCCTTGCAGGAAAGGAGTCTCAATTCTGGTTCCTTTCCGACTATGCCCAGCTGACGAGGAAGGGACGGATGACGGACTATCAAAAGAGGAAAAACAAACTGATCAAGGAGCATCTAAAGCTATACAAAGGAAGTGTTTACCACTCCTTCCAACGGATGGTGGAAAAAACCCTGGAACTCCAAAAACATTCGAAAAAAAAGCCTTTGTCGTTGTATACCGATGAACATAAGCAGTACCAACAGGTGATGAAGGCCATGGGTACAGCGGTGTCGGGAAGGATAGAACATTGTCTGGTGAGCTCGAGGAGGATTCGCGATCTACGCAATCCGCTGTTTAGTGTGAATTACCTTGATCGGGAGATCAGGAAAGATAACTCAGACCATGTGAGGCAGACGGTTCAGTTTGCCCGGAATACAGGGAATATGATGGAACGGCTTGAAGTGTACCGGTTTTATCACAACTTCATGAAGCCGTACCGGATCAGAGGGAAGGGAGATGAAAGAGGGCTGACCCATGGACAGGTGGCAGGGATCGATGGGGAGAAGGTAGCCTGGCAGCTGAGGAGTCTATGTACCAAAAGGAGGTTTTTCCTGAGGAATCAGCCTATGTCTCCTTCAAGTCGAGAGCTATGGCTAAAGGGAGTGCAAACGGCACTGCGTTGGAAGGCCGACTATCTTCCCTCATATGCATGGGCATGATAATCACCACGATTCAGAACACTACTCTTTTAAGAAGCTCCCCTCCGTT
Coding sequences:
- a CDS encoding flagellar export protein FliJ — its product is MNHPPFCPNPYCPNHFQAAGPWFIKTGSYHSKTAPRIQKFKCKTCGLSFSTRTFSIDYWTHRHICYHTILSHLITSSGIRDLSRILHASCSTVTDRIRRLAHQCLAASASLTCDMEIAEDLVADGFESFVCSQYLPNNIHILAGKESQFWFLSDYAQLTRKGRMTDYQKRKNKLIKEHLKLYKGSVYHSFQRMVEKTLELQKHSKKKPLSLYTDEHKQYQQVMKAMGTAVSGRIEHCLVSSRRIRDLRNPLFSVNYLDREIRKDNSDHVRQTVQFARNTGNMMERLEVYRFYHNFMKPYRIRGKGDERGLTHGQVAGIDGEKVAWQLRSLCTKRRFFLRNQPMSPSSRELWLKGVQTALRWKADYLPSYAWA
- a CDS encoding YqgE/AlgH family protein, which produces MDAFTLYGEPTPPLEEELPAFLTGHLLVAESSMTDPNFSQTAVFLLNHDKDGAMGLVINRPSTTVLGDAVEELGETPWREELIFVGGPVQQYFVFVLHTGLPGGKKSPAAIEATPGVIFEPDFSVVKPALNREGTINLKARFLVGYAGWAPGQLEVELARKDWIVIPGSPELVFSDTPFSVWRSALRKKGGIYWIAAETGFKPSIN